Genomic DNA from Candidatus Margulisiibacteriota bacterium:
CATTCATTCTCTAATTTTACTTAATGTTGATCAAGGTCCTTATAACGAGAACCGACAGACCAACGAGCAGATATGTAATGTATTAAAGACAGGTATGCGAACCATTGATCGGGTAAAACAACGCTTTGTATTAGAAGGCCTGGATGCAGCTCTTGGTGTTGCGCCAACGAGTCGGGTATATGAAAAAAGGGTTGACGGAGAAACCGAAGCCAGGCTTGTTTCAATAGCCTGCAGTGAACCTCCGCAAGGGTTCTGCAGATGGTCCTTACGCTTGTTGGCTGATCGCATGGTAGAATTGAATTATGTTGATGAGATTTCGCATGAAACAGTCAGAAAGGTTTTAAAAAAAACGAACTTAAGCCTTGGCGAGTCAAAGGCTGGGTAATACCACCACATCAAAACAGCCATTTTGTTGCTGCCATGGAACAGGTTTTAGATGTTTATAAACGACCGTACAATAAGGCCAGGCCGGTGGTCTGCATGGATGAGACCCCAAAACAATTGATAAAAGAAGTGCGTAGTGAAGTACCAATGAAGCCGGGTTTTGAAAAAAGAGTTGATTATGAATATTCTCGCTGTGGGGTGTGTAATATTTTTATGGTAAGTGAGCCCTTGGCAGGAAAGCGTTATATGAAGGTCACCCAAAACCGAACCAAAAAGGACTGGGCGTTGTTGGTACGGTATATTTGT
This window encodes:
- a CDS encoding IS630 family transposase (programmed frameshift), yielding MVKYKVTLTKEERESLMANTRQGNQTAKKVIHSLILLNVDQGPYNENRQTNEQICNVLKTGMRTIDRVKQRFVLEGLDAALGVAPTSRVYEKRVDGETEARLVSIACSEPPQGFCRWSLRLLADRMVELNYVDEISHETVRKGFKKNELKPWRVKGWVIPPHQNSHFVAAMEQVLDVYKRPYNKARPVVCMDETPKQLIKEVRSEVPMKPGFEKRVDYEYSRCGVCNIFMVSEPLAGKRYMKVTQNRTKKDWALLVRYICDKLYPKTENITLIMDNLASHSAAALYETFAPAEAKRLWDRLEFVFTPKHGSWLNMAEIELNVLTKQCLNRRIDKINTIKAQVSAWQNHRNNKKAKIKWQFTTDQARVKLHRLYPSIYD